The following coding sequences are from one Gemmatimonadota bacterium window:
- a CDS encoding c-type cytochrome, whose translation MQRNYLKLILILAAAAGTLIPDPAASQAPRPDSAQVLRRVATTARLAAEEYGLGVRGGVVVLAPEVDEAKLFLAEARKAAGLLPAGHSVPTVEALARIIAQVEQTGSPDSVQRDVEALVQGLARAMQVTIDEVPAAAPSLARGESIYRRQCAACHGLTGGADGPSALGLSPPPSRLADSVFFHEASPLDFYRRITIGVAGTAMASFESSLSVADRWAVALYASTLRLPPARGSVPAGLAGFSKTAVLGDAALLDSLGSTSLARVAAIRAVADGSAVRDVGSVFATVRARIDSVFELATSGQPDAAQSAAIGAYMAFEALERELRIKDPALVARAERAFAALREPADRATQAAVREELIRVLDRSERTLGTSLTPISLFIQSFLILIREGLEAILVIGALIAFLGKVGASDRRRHIHLGVVAALVLSVVTAVVIETIFRIKPAQQEALEGLTMVIATVMLFSVSYWLLSKMEVAKWNQFVRSKLSAALTKRSMFALASVAFLAVYREGFETVLFYKALAVSGGTSETAAPIVLGFLVAAAVLGAVYVAINRFGVRLPLRPFFGVTSGLLYVMAFIFAGTAVAELQEGGFLSLTPIDWMFRAPTFGIYPTIESLVAQGVLVVLAGTALVWTFIIAPRREIPAGLPATTAPSSDRRPGRGSRRGRAGSRPQAQ comes from the coding sequence ATGCAGCGGAACTACTTGAAACTCATTCTCATCCTAGCGGCCGCGGCCGGGACATTGATTCCCGATCCGGCCGCTTCGCAGGCTCCCCGACCGGATTCGGCCCAAGTTCTTCGAAGGGTGGCCACCACCGCCCGCCTCGCCGCCGAAGAGTATGGACTCGGTGTCCGCGGCGGCGTGGTTGTTCTGGCGCCCGAAGTTGATGAAGCCAAGTTGTTTCTCGCGGAAGCCCGCAAAGCCGCCGGATTACTCCCGGCAGGCCATTCGGTCCCGACCGTCGAGGCTCTGGCCAGGATCATTGCGCAAGTTGAGCAGACGGGATCGCCGGACTCGGTCCAGCGTGACGTGGAAGCGCTCGTGCAGGGGCTCGCTCGGGCGATGCAGGTGACGATTGACGAAGTGCCGGCCGCGGCGCCTTCGCTGGCCCGCGGCGAGTCGATCTACCGGCGGCAGTGCGCCGCTTGTCACGGTCTGACCGGCGGCGCCGACGGCCCATCGGCTCTTGGTCTGAGCCCGCCGCCAAGCCGGCTGGCCGATTCAGTGTTTTTCCACGAGGCCAGCCCGCTCGATTTCTACCGGCGGATCACGATCGGGGTGGCCGGAACGGCCATGGCCAGCTTCGAATCCTCGTTGTCGGTGGCGGACCGCTGGGCGGTGGCCCTGTACGCCAGCACCCTCCGATTGCCGCCGGCTCGGGGGTCGGTGCCGGCCGGTCTGGCCGGCTTTTCGAAAACCGCCGTCCTTGGCGATGCCGCCCTGCTCGACTCCCTCGGCAGCACCTCGCTGGCTCGCGTCGCGGCCATTCGAGCGGTCGCGGACGGATCCGCCGTGCGGGACGTCGGGTCGGTGTTCGCGACCGTCCGGGCCCGGATCGACTCAGTGTTCGAGTTGGCGACGTCCGGCCAGCCCGACGCGGCCCAAAGCGCCGCCATTGGGGCCTACATGGCCTTCGAGGCACTTGAGCGCGAGCTCCGAATCAAAGATCCTGCATTGGTGGCCCGGGCCGAGCGGGCGTTTGCCGCGCTCCGCGAGCCGGCGGATCGGGCCACCCAGGCGGCGGTGCGCGAGGAACTGATTCGGGTTCTCGACCGGTCGGAACGGACCCTCGGGACGTCGTTGACCCCGATCTCGCTCTTCATCCAGTCTTTCCTCATTCTGATCCGCGAGGGTCTCGAAGCCATCCTGGTCATTGGCGCCTTGATTGCCTTCTTGGGGAAGGTCGGCGCTAGTGACCGACGCCGGCATATCCACCTTGGTGTGGTGGCGGCCCTGGTGCTCAGCGTCGTCACGGCGGTGGTGATCGAGACCATCTTCCGGATCAAGCCGGCCCAGCAAGAGGCGCTCGAAGGCCTGACGATGGTCATCGCGACGGTCATGCTGTTCTCCGTGAGCTATTGGTTGCTGTCGAAAATGGAGGTGGCCAAGTGGAATCAGTTCGTGAGGAGCAAGCTGTCGGCGGCGCTGACGAAGCGCTCGATGTTTGCCCTGGCCTCGGTGGCCTTCTTGGCGGTGTACCGGGAGGGTTTCGAAACGGTGCTGTTCTATAAAGCCCTGGCGGTCTCCGGCGGGACCAGTGAGACGGCGGCTCCGATCGTGCTCGGCTTCCTGGTGGCGGCGGCGGTCCTCGGTGCGGTGTACGTCGCGATCAATCGGTTCGGGGTTCGGCTACCACTCCGGCCGTTCTTCGGCGTCACCAGCGGACTGTTGTACGTCATGGCTTTCATCTTTGCCGGCACCGCGGTGGCAGAGTTGCAAGAGGGCGGCTTCCTCAGCTTGACGCCAATCGACTGGATGTTCCGGGCCCCGACCTTCGGGATCTATCCGACCATCGAGTCGTTGGTAGCCCAAGGAGTCCTGGTAGTGTTGGCCGGGACGGCGTTGGTGTGGACGTTCATCATCGCGCCCCGCCGGGAGATTCCGGCGGGGCTGCCCGCTACGACGGCGCCTTCGTCAGATAGGCGCCCGGGGCGGGGTTCGCGGCGCGGGCGAGCCGGTTCACGACCACAAGCCCAGTAA
- a CDS encoding prolipoprotein diacylglyceryl transferase — MTTVYPLVFRIGSFEITGFGIAMMLGFVVGGWLIALELRRRRWNEEYGADMIVAAVIGGVLGAKLWYVALTQDMGALLSRGGLVWYGGFLGGLAAVVLNGWRRGVPIRITAELSAPALAGAYAIGRIGCFVVGDDYGRPTDLPWAVKFPQGLPPSTAGNLANLFGIPVPTGTDPSTVLAVHPTQLYEVAIMLGVFMVLWRWRLGTRPFGWLFGAYLMFAGTERFLVEVLRAKDDRVLGVFTIAQATSLLVVITGLVVVNRLARAANPAPGAYLTKAPS; from the coding sequence ATGACTACGGTGTACCCACTCGTCTTTCGGATCGGCAGCTTCGAGATCACCGGCTTCGGCATCGCGATGATGCTGGGGTTCGTGGTCGGCGGCTGGCTGATTGCCCTGGAGCTTCGGCGGCGCCGGTGGAACGAGGAATACGGCGCCGACATGATCGTGGCGGCGGTCATCGGCGGCGTCCTCGGGGCCAAGCTCTGGTACGTGGCGCTGACCCAGGACATGGGTGCCCTGTTATCGCGCGGCGGCCTGGTGTGGTACGGGGGCTTCCTTGGAGGCCTGGCCGCCGTGGTATTGAACGGCTGGCGGCGCGGGGTCCCGATCCGGATCACTGCGGAGCTCTCGGCCCCGGCGCTCGCGGGAGCCTACGCCATCGGGCGGATCGGCTGCTTCGTCGTGGGCGATGACTACGGCCGGCCGACCGACCTCCCGTGGGCGGTCAAGTTTCCCCAGGGACTTCCCCCGTCAACCGCCGGGAACCTGGCGAATTTGTTCGGGATCCCCGTGCCCACCGGTACCGATCCATCCACCGTGCTGGCCGTCCATCCGACCCAGTTGTACGAGGTCGCGATCATGCTGGGCGTGTTCATGGTGCTATGGCGCTGGCGGCTCGGCACCCGGCCATTCGGGTGGCTGTTCGGGGCCTATCTGATGTTTGCGGGGACCGAACGATTCTTGGTGGAGGTCCTGCGCGCCAAAGACGACCGGGTCTTGGGGGTGTTCACTATTGCCCAAGCCACTAGCCTCTTGGTCGTGATTACTGGGCTTGTGGTCGTGAACCGGCTCGCCCGCGCCGCGAACCCCGCCCCGGGCGCCTATCTGACGAAGGCGCCGTCGTAG
- the tsaD gene encoding tRNA (adenosine(37)-N6)-threonylcarbamoyltransferase complex transferase subunit TsaD, translated as MLGIETSCDETSAALLAIDGGRPMLRSLVILSQDVHRVFGGVVPELASRAHVRTIDPVVARAFAEAGVSPEDITAIAVTAGPGLIGALLVGVMYAKGLALSLGKPLIGVHHHEGHLFAPWLEDPTLEAPFVALLVSGGHTMLIDVPAWGEYHLLGETLDDAAGEAFDKVGTLLGLDYPAGAALEQLAATGNPARFRFPRPLFKDGLAFSFSGLKTAVLRAVRASPDLDHDRADLARGFQDAAIDVLVEKTARATEALGRRRATLVGGVACNRTLAARLRDRLGARAEVVVASPRLNTDNAAMIAAAGAWHLARGERSGPDLEPFDWQPMPGLVRPADLHLAKTSS; from the coding sequence ATCCTCGGGATCGAGACCAGTTGCGACGAGACCTCGGCCGCCCTGCTTGCCATCGACGGCGGGCGGCCAATGCTCCGCAGCCTGGTCATCTTGTCCCAGGATGTGCACCGGGTGTTCGGCGGCGTCGTCCCGGAACTCGCCAGCCGGGCCCACGTCCGGACCATCGACCCCGTGGTGGCCCGGGCGTTCGCTGAAGCGGGGGTGAGCCCGGAGGACATCACGGCGATCGCGGTGACCGCCGGCCCCGGCTTGATCGGCGCGCTCCTGGTGGGGGTGATGTACGCTAAGGGCCTGGCATTGTCGCTCGGCAAACCACTCATCGGCGTCCACCACCACGAAGGGCATCTCTTCGCGCCTTGGCTCGAAGATCCCACCCTCGAGGCTCCGTTTGTCGCGCTGCTGGTCAGCGGCGGACATACCATGCTGATCGATGTGCCGGCCTGGGGCGAATACCATTTGCTGGGCGAGACGCTCGACGACGCCGCCGGCGAAGCGTTTGACAAGGTCGGCACCCTGCTCGGATTGGACTACCCCGCCGGCGCCGCCCTCGAACAACTGGCCGCCACCGGCAACCCGGCCCGGTTCCGATTTCCCCGCCCCCTGTTCAAGGACGGATTGGCATTTTCGTTCAGCGGACTCAAGACGGCCGTCCTCCGCGCCGTTCGCGCCAGCCCCGACCTCGACCATGACCGAGCCGACCTGGCGCGGGGATTCCAGGACGCCGCGATCGACGTCCTGGTCGAAAAAACCGCCCGGGCCACCGAAGCGCTCGGCAGGCGCCGAGCCACGCTCGTCGGCGGAGTCGCCTGCAACCGGACCCTGGCCGCTCGGCTTCGGGACCGGCTCGGCGCCCGCGCCGAGGTCGTGGTCGCCTCGCCCCGACTCAACACCGATAACGCCGCGATGATCGCGGCCGCCGGGGCGTGGCACTTGGCCCGCGGCGAGCGGAGCGGGCCCGACCTCGAACCCTTCGATTGGCAACCGATGCCGGGCCTGGTCCGGCCGGCCGACCTCCACCTGGCAAAGACCTCCTCATGA
- a CDS encoding TlpA family protein disulfide reductase: MRKQWTFVIAIVLGLVAGAYALVKFGNRPRPVEVGQSAPRFSAVNLKTGDTVSMQGVYRGKVVLVNLWATWCVPCRKEMPAMEQLYKELGPKGFKIAAVSVDEGDTKDVLAFAEEFGLTFDILHDGDGSVQKAFQTIMFPESFLIDQDGIIVKKIIGEHPWSSDASRQTIAQLLGIALAPAAPAVVPAPGG, encoded by the coding sequence ATGCGCAAACAATGGACCTTCGTCATCGCGATCGTGCTGGGCCTCGTCGCGGGCGCCTATGCCCTGGTGAAATTCGGCAACCGGCCCCGTCCGGTCGAGGTCGGCCAAAGTGCCCCTCGATTTTCGGCGGTCAACCTGAAAACCGGCGATACGGTTTCGATGCAAGGCGTCTACCGGGGCAAAGTCGTCCTGGTCAACCTCTGGGCCACGTGGTGCGTCCCCTGCCGCAAAGAGATGCCGGCCATGGAACAGCTCTATAAGGAGCTCGGGCCCAAAGGGTTCAAGATCGCCGCGGTCAGCGTCGACGAAGGCGACACCAAAGATGTCCTGGCCTTTGCCGAGGAATTCGGGCTGACCTTCGACATTCTTCACGACGGCGACGGCTCGGTCCAGAAGGCCTTCCAGACAATCATGTTCCCCGAGAGCTTCCTGATCGACCAAGACGGCATCATCGTCAAGAAGATCATCGGCGAGCATCCGTGGAGTTCTGACGCGAGCCGCCAGACCATTGCCCAATTGCTGGGGATCGCGCTCGCTCCAGCCGCCCCCGCCGTGGTACCCGCCCCGGGTGGCTGA
- the rpe gene encoding ribulose-phosphate 3-epimerase gives MKPARIAPSVLAADLGRLKEQISQVEAGGADWIHIDVMDGHFVPNLTFGGPVIKALRKLTDLPLDVHLMVTEPEKYLAEYADLGAHTFAFHPEATRHVQRQLAAARERGMKAGLVLNPGTPLSLIAEVIPDLDLVLVMSVNPGFGGQGYWPGATDKIRRLKAMLDEAGSSALIEIDGGITAQTIGTAYQAGSEMFVAGTAVFGAADPAAAVAGLKAACVPRTIA, from the coding sequence ATGAAGCCCGCCCGGATTGCCCCCTCCGTCTTGGCCGCCGATCTCGGCCGGCTCAAGGAACAGATCAGCCAAGTCGAAGCCGGTGGGGCCGACTGGATTCACATCGACGTCATGGACGGCCACTTCGTCCCGAACCTGACGTTCGGTGGCCCGGTCATCAAGGCCCTCCGAAAACTCACCGACCTTCCGCTCGACGTCCACCTGATGGTGACGGAACCGGAAAAATACCTGGCGGAGTATGCCGACCTCGGGGCCCACACGTTCGCGTTCCACCCGGAGGCGACTCGCCACGTGCAGCGGCAACTCGCGGCGGCCCGGGAACGCGGAATGAAGGCGGGGCTCGTGCTCAACCCCGGCACCCCGCTCTCCCTGATCGCCGAAGTGATTCCCGATCTCGACTTGGTGTTGGTCATGTCGGTCAACCCCGGATTCGGGGGCCAGGGGTACTGGCCCGGCGCCACTGACAAGATCCGCCGGCTCAAGGCCATGCTCGATGAGGCCGGTTCTTCCGCGCTCATCGAAATCGACGGTGGCATCACCGCCCAGACGATCGGCACCGCCTATCAGGCAGGCTCTGAGATGTTCGTGGCCGGGACCGCCGTCTTCGGGGCGGCCGACCCGGCGGCCGCGGTAGCGGGGCTCAAGGCGGCCTGCGTTCCCAGGACCATCGCCTAG
- a CDS encoding PASTA domain-containing protein has translation MTTPNPPRRPRIPLPKTIVGRRRLTTAVVLLGSGLAGYLTTCIAYPGPIFQQDHVVPRLIGLPIAAAEQSLSGQGFKVQVEGEEADPEAPAGTVLWQDPPPDLVVPQGTTVTLTKSAGPSPILVPDLTDFELEAAIRVLITAGLKVGGVDTVPGGADPDVIVNTRPAAGAPKKPGSTIDLIVSQGPAELDVPNVVGLRPDDAKRRLEAAGFTAGRIRTGDGRRGPPGSVLEQLPAAGSRAVHRTRIDLIVAETN, from the coding sequence ATGACGACGCCGAACCCGCCTCGACGACCTCGAATCCCCTTGCCGAAGACGATCGTGGGGCGGCGGCGCTTGACGACGGCGGTGGTCCTGCTCGGATCGGGACTGGCCGGGTATCTCACGACCTGCATCGCGTACCCGGGACCGATCTTCCAACAGGACCATGTCGTGCCCCGCCTGATCGGGCTTCCGATCGCAGCCGCCGAGCAGTCGTTGTCGGGCCAGGGCTTCAAGGTCCAGGTCGAGGGTGAGGAGGCCGATCCGGAGGCGCCCGCTGGCACGGTGCTGTGGCAGGATCCCCCGCCCGACCTGGTGGTCCCGCAGGGCACCACGGTCACCCTGACGAAGAGCGCCGGCCCGTCGCCGATTCTGGTGCCGGACCTGACCGATTTTGAGCTCGAGGCCGCCATTCGGGTCCTGATCACCGCCGGCCTCAAAGTCGGTGGCGTCGACACCGTGCCCGGTGGAGCCGACCCGGACGTCATCGTCAACACCAGACCCGCGGCCGGGGCGCCCAAGAAACCAGGAAGCACTATTGACCTGATCGTGAGCCAAGGGCCGGCGGAACTCGACGTGCCTAACGTCGTCGGCCTCCGGCCTGACGACGCCAAGCGCCGCTTGGAAGCCGCCGGGTTTACGGCGGGCCGGATCCGGACGGGGGACGGCCGCCGGGGACCGCCGGGCTCCGTCCTCGAGCAACTGCCGGCGGCGGGGTCCCGCGCCGTCCACCGAACCCGAATCGACCTGATCGTCGCGGAGACCAATTGA
- a CDS encoding thiamine phosphate synthase, whose protein sequence is MRPLPRLLALTDHHVVGTEDFAIKAAAIASAGPTVGIVVRAPGTPTSHQMALLLRVRALVRPPEAAFLASGDPALGAATGAHGLVLDADGPAASGARKIFQAGRIGIVVRSVTEAEAAVAGGADFLIAGPVFPSSADPDRGGLGLDWLRHIVTLGIPVVACGGIGVDQVGSVRAAGAWGIAATTALWSASDPARAADQLVRELAA, encoded by the coding sequence ATGAGGCCGCTGCCGCGCCTGCTCGCCCTGACCGACCATCACGTCGTCGGCACCGAGGATTTCGCGATCAAGGCGGCCGCCATCGCCTCCGCCGGACCCACCGTCGGCATCGTGGTTCGGGCCCCTGGTACCCCAACCAGCCACCAGATGGCGCTGTTGCTTCGGGTCCGGGCCTTGGTCCGGCCCCCGGAAGCGGCCTTCCTGGCGTCCGGCGATCCGGCGTTAGGCGCCGCGACCGGGGCCCACGGCCTCGTGTTGGACGCCGACGGCCCGGCGGCGTCGGGTGCCCGGAAGATCTTTCAGGCCGGACGGATCGGCATCGTGGTCCGGTCCGTCACCGAGGCCGAAGCCGCGGTGGCCGGCGGCGCCGACTTCCTGATCGCCGGCCCGGTGTTTCCCTCGTCGGCCGATCCTGATCGGGGAGGGCTCGGCCTCGACTGGCTCCGGCACATCGTCACGCTCGGCATCCCGGTGGTGGCGTGCGGCGGCATTGGCGTGGACCAGGTCGGCTCGGTCCGAGCGGCCGGCGCGTGGGGCATCGCCGCCACCACGGCCCTCTGGTCGGCCTCTGATCCGGCGCGGGCGGCCGATCAGCTCGTCCGCGAGTTGGCGGCATGA
- a CDS encoding methionyl-tRNA formyltransferase translates to MRIVFFGTPEFAVPSLETLLGLGVTVVGVVTQPDRPRGRSRSTLEPPPVKVRALAAGIPVLQPERPTGPEFLDQCRAFDADLGVVVAYGHLLRPALLEIPRLGMINVHASLLPRWRGAAPIQWAIAHGDPATGVTIMRMEAGLDSGPVLLAKETPIGPTDTGGELTARLATLGAAALQEAIDRFRQGTAVFHPQDPTRVTLAPKIGREVARIDWTKPADDVANGIRAFDPVPGSWTTLAGRDLKCFAPRPVKGNGRPGTVLWLSPDLVVAAGTGAVAIGHVQPAGKPRMNTLDWLRGRPLAIGDQLG, encoded by the coding sequence ATGCGGATCGTGTTCTTTGGGACGCCCGAGTTTGCCGTCCCGAGTCTCGAGACGTTGCTGGGTCTTGGGGTCACGGTCGTGGGCGTGGTCACTCAGCCCGACCGGCCCCGCGGCCGCTCCCGATCGACGCTTGAGCCGCCGCCGGTCAAGGTGCGGGCCCTGGCCGCGGGCATTCCGGTCCTCCAGCCGGAGCGACCCACCGGGCCCGAGTTTCTCGACCAGTGCCGCGCCTTCGACGCCGACCTCGGCGTGGTGGTGGCCTACGGGCACCTGCTCCGGCCGGCGTTGCTCGAGATCCCCAGGCTCGGGATGATCAACGTCCACGCGAGCCTGCTCCCGCGGTGGCGCGGGGCGGCCCCGATCCAATGGGCCATCGCCCACGGCGACCCGGCCACCGGCGTCACCATCATGCGGATGGAAGCCGGCCTCGACAGCGGTCCGGTCCTGCTGGCCAAGGAAACCCCGATCGGCCCGACCGATACCGGCGGCGAGCTGACCGCCCGACTCGCAACGTTAGGTGCGGCGGCCCTGCAGGAGGCGATTGACCGGTTCCGCCAGGGGACCGCCGTCTTCCACCCGCAGGACCCCACCCGAGTCACCCTGGCCCCGAAGATCGGCCGCGAGGTGGCCCGGATCGACTGGACCAAGCCGGCCGATGACGTGGCCAACGGCATTCGGGCGTTCGACCCCGTGCCGGGCAGTTGGACGACGCTGGCCGGCCGGGACCTCAAGTGCTTCGCGCCACGACCCGTCAAGGGGAACGGCCGCCCCGGAACGGTCCTCTGGCTGAGCCCTGACTTGGTCGTAGCCGCCGGAACCGGAGCCGTGGCCATCGGCCACGTCCAGCCGGCTGGCAAACCTCGCATGAACACGCTCGACTGGCTCCGGGGGCGACCGCTCGCGATCGGCGACCAGCTCGGATGA
- the def gene encoding peptide deformylase, protein MALLDIHLLGSPPLRARSAELGAVDDRTRQFVADLFETMDAAKGVGLAANQVGITERVAVVSVEDDRFAMINPVIVSAEGRVRAEEGCLSLPDVFGEVTRPERIVLEALDEHGQGYRRELDGYVARAVQHEIDHLDGILFFDHLSILKREILLRRWKKDNKGSGLIRKVVPEDDDPA, encoded by the coding sequence ATGGCGCTGCTGGACATCCATCTGCTGGGCTCGCCGCCGCTCAGGGCCAGGAGCGCCGAACTCGGCGCCGTCGACGACCGGACCCGGCAGTTCGTGGCGGATTTGTTCGAAACGATGGACGCCGCCAAGGGGGTTGGCCTCGCGGCCAACCAGGTCGGCATCACGGAGCGGGTGGCGGTCGTCAGCGTCGAAGACGATCGGTTTGCGATGATCAATCCGGTCATCGTGAGTGCCGAAGGCCGGGTCCGGGCCGAAGAGGGCTGCCTCTCGCTGCCTGACGTGTTCGGTGAGGTGACCCGCCCCGAGCGGATCGTCCTCGAAGCCCTCGACGAGCACGGGCAGGGATACCGCCGCGAACTCGACGGCTACGTGGCCCGCGCGGTCCAGCACGAGATCGACCACCTCGACGGCATCCTGTTCTTCGACCACCTCAGCATTCTCAAACGCGAGATCCTCCTCCGCCGCTGGAAAAAAGACAACAAGGGCAGCGGCCTGATCCGTAAGGTCGTTCCGGAGGACGACGACCCGGCGTAA